The Paracoccus liaowanqingii genome window below encodes:
- a CDS encoding exodeoxyribonuclease III gives MFTIATWNINSVRLREGLVARFLQDEAPDILCLQECKAPVDKIPLTRFAELGYTHVVARGQKGYNGVAILSRLPLEDAGDRDYARLGHARHVSARLENGVVIHNMYVPAGGDIPDRTVNEKFGQKLDFVSEMRDVFHADRPQRSILVGDLNIAPREDDVWSHKQLLKIVSHSPIEVEHLLAAQEAGNWVDVTRQDIPSGLLYSWWSYRAKDWDAADKGRRLDHIWASADIAAAAHSSRILRPVRGWDQPSDHVPVLASFDL, from the coding sequence ATGTTCACCATCGCCACCTGGAACATCAACTCGGTCCGCCTGCGCGAGGGTCTGGTCGCGCGGTTCCTGCAGGACGAGGCCCCCGACATCCTGTGCCTGCAGGAATGCAAGGCGCCGGTCGACAAGATCCCGCTGACCCGCTTCGCCGAGCTGGGCTATACCCATGTCGTCGCGCGCGGGCAGAAGGGCTACAACGGCGTCGCGATCCTGTCCCGCCTGCCGCTGGAGGATGCCGGGGACCGCGACTATGCGCGCCTGGGCCATGCCCGCCACGTCTCGGCCCGGCTGGAGAACGGCGTGGTCATCCACAACATGTATGTGCCCGCAGGCGGCGACATTCCCGACCGGACCGTCAACGAGAAGTTCGGGCAGAAGCTGGATTTCGTCTCCGAGATGCGCGACGTCTTCCATGCCGACCGCCCGCAAAGGTCGATCCTGGTGGGCGACCTGAACATCGCCCCGCGCGAGGATGACGTCTGGTCGCACAAGCAATTGCTGAAGATCGTCAGCCATTCCCCCATTGAGGTCGAGCATCTGCTGGCCGCACAGGAGGCCGGGAACTGGGTCGACGTGACGCGCCAGGACATCCCCTCGGGGCTGCTCTACAGCTGGTGGAGCTATCGCGCCAAGGACTGGGACGCCGCCGACAAGGGCCGCCGGCTGGACCATATCTGGGCCAGCGCCGACATTGCCGCCGCCGCCCATTCCAGCCGCATCCTGCGCCCGGTGCGGGGCTGGGACCAGCCCAGCGACCACGTGCCGGTGCTGGCCAGCTTCGACCTCTAG
- a CDS encoding response regulator transcription factor, whose protein sequence is MAGLKKILLVDDEEDLREALAEQLTATDDFDVTEAGSGAEAVEATKNALFDLVVLDVGLPDTDGRELCKKLRKLNVKCPIVMLTGHDTDADTILGLDAGANDYVTKPFKFPVLLARLRAQLRTHEQSEDAIFQLGPYTFKPSMKMLIDTKDRKIRLTEKETNILKFLYRAQDGVVARDVLLHEVWGYNAGVTTHTLETHIYRLRQKIEPDPSNARLLVTESGGYRLVA, encoded by the coding sequence ATGGCCGGACTGAAGAAGATCCTGCTGGTCGATGACGAGGAAGACCTGCGCGAGGCGCTGGCCGAGCAGTTGACCGCGACCGACGATTTCGACGTGACCGAGGCCGGCAGCGGCGCCGAGGCCGTCGAGGCCACCAAGAACGCCCTGTTCGACCTGGTCGTGCTGGATGTCGGCCTGCCCGACACCGACGGGCGCGAGCTGTGCAAGAAGCTGCGCAAGCTGAACGTCAAGTGCCCCATCGTGATGCTGACCGGGCATGACACCGATGCCGACACGATCCTGGGACTGGATGCGGGCGCGAACGACTACGTGACCAAGCCGTTCAAGTTCCCGGTCCTGCTGGCCCGCCTGCGCGCGCAGCTGCGCACGCACGAGCAGTCCGAGGACGCCATCTTCCAGCTGGGGCCGTACACGTTCAAGCCCTCGATGAAGATGCTGATCGACACCAAGGACCGCAAGATCCGCCTGACGGAGAAGGAAACCAACATCCTCAAGTTCCTGTACCGCGCGCAGGACGGGGTGGTGGCCCGCGACGTGCTGCTGCACGAGGTTTGGGGATATAATGCCGGCGTCACGACCCACACGCTGGAAACCCACATCTACCGCCTGCGCCAGAAGATCGAGCCCGACCCCTCGAACGCGCGGCTTCTGGTGACGGAATCGGGCGGCTATCGCCTGGTCGCCTGA
- a CDS encoding L,D-transpeptidase family protein, giving the protein MHLTPQGLRVGGRILPCSIGKAGITVAKREGDHATPAGTHRITGLWYRPDRLARPAPWARAIGPGDLWCDDPAHPLYNHHARAPLAASHERLRRADPLYDLVLTTDWNWPEVRPGQGSAIFLHQWRRPGYGTEGCIAVARPHLIWLARHARPGTTIRVPNSSSLKYPKTPA; this is encoded by the coding sequence ATGCACCTCACCCCGCAGGGCCTGCGCGTGGGCGGCCGGATCCTGCCCTGCAGCATCGGCAAGGCGGGCATCACGGTGGCCAAGCGCGAGGGCGACCATGCCACGCCCGCGGGCACGCACCGCATCACCGGGCTGTGGTATCGCCCCGACCGGCTGGCCCGCCCCGCCCCTTGGGCGCGCGCCATCGGGCCGGGCGACCTGTGGTGCGACGATCCGGCTCATCCGCTCTATAACCACCACGCCCGCGCGCCCTTGGCCGCCAGCCACGAGCGCCTGCGCCGCGCCGATCCGCTCTATGACCTGGTCCTGACGACCGACTGGAACTGGCCCGAGGTCCGGCCCGGCCAAGGCTCGGCCATCTTCCTGCACCAATGGCGCCGCCCCGGCTATGGGACCGAGGGCTGCATCGCCGTCGCGCGCCCCCACCTGATCTGGCTGGCCCGCCATGCAAGGCCGGGCACGACGATCCGCGTCCCCAATTCTTCTTCACTCAAATATCCAAAGACTCCGGCCTAG
- a CDS encoding rhomboid family intramembrane serine protease, producing MADPDRPVAIPPIPRAQTRFVPPTGPERTGPDTAPHRLGQGPLRLPLWLRAVILACCLVEAALLAAPLLGLGSARAASFMLGGFWSPLLWGASGLYPWQGAVMFLTYGLLHAGLLHLAMNMISLAAVGRELTRMMGTGRMALTYLASQIGAGAVFALMQPQAGPMVGASGAVFGLAAALVGHAAITLRRRRRSMAPLVRAVAMILGLNVALTLLMPSIAWEAHLGGAVTGLALGLIFAVLPRRT from the coding sequence ATGGCTGACCCCGACCGCCCGGTCGCGATCCCGCCCATCCCGCGCGCGCAGACCCGTTTCGTCCCGCCCACCGGCCCAGAGCGCACCGGCCCGGACACCGCCCCTCACCGCCTTGGCCAAGGCCCCCTGCGCCTGCCTCTCTGGCTGCGCGCCGTCATCCTTGCCTGCTGCCTGGTCGAGGCTGCCTTGCTGGCCGCTCCGCTTCTGGGCCTGGGCAGCGCCCGCGCGGCCAGCTTCATGCTGGGCGGCTTCTGGTCGCCGCTCCTCTGGGGCGCCTCCGGCCTCTATCCCTGGCAGGGGGCGGTGATGTTTCTCACCTATGGCCTGCTGCATGCGGGCCTGCTGCATCTGGCGATGAACATGATCTCGCTGGCCGCCGTGGGGCGCGAGCTGACGCGCATGATGGGAACGGGCCGGATGGCCTTGACCTATCTGGCCAGCCAGATCGGCGCCGGGGCGGTCTTTGCGCTGATGCAGCCGCAGGCCGGGCCGATGGTCGGCGCCTCGGGCGCGGTCTTCGGCCTGGCTGCGGCGCTGGTGGGCCATGCCGCGATCACCCTGCGCCGCCGCCGCCGCTCGATGGCGCCGCTGGTGCGGGCGGTGGCGATGATCCTTGGCCTGAACGTCGCCCTGACGCTGCTGATGCCCTCCATCGCGTGGGAGGCGCATCTGGGAGGCGCCGTGACCGGCCTGGCCCTCGGGCTGATCTTCGCCGTCCTGCCCCGCCGGACCTGA
- a CDS encoding MFS transporter, giving the protein MKLTIDEALTRGGTGTFQWRLLGIFGLVWAADAMQVIAVGFAAPSVAVSFGVERVTALQIGTVFFLGMFLGAFVFGRVADRIGRKWVLVGTVAMDAIFGLASVMAGDFTWLLILRFLTGVAVGGTLPVDYAMMAEFLPPKNRGRWLVWLEGFWAVGTIVVALTAWAAASFGAAAPWRWIFLVAALPALIGFGLRFWIPESPMYLVRKGRQIEARSVIDRVLRVNGAPPLPADAHLISTPVPAGAARSILDAPLRRTTIGVLAVWFLVSLSYYGVFVWVPGQLATEGFGFVRGYGFLVILALAQIPGYALAAWGVEALGRKPTLTGFLILSAAGCGLFAVATGPVLVATALIVMSFALLGTWGALYALTPELYPTHLRGTGMGTAGAMARLGGILAPSLLAVVFARGFGLAIGSFAVLLLLAAVALMLVRVETRDRAIG; this is encoded by the coding sequence ATGAAACTGACCATCGACGAGGCGCTGACTCGCGGCGGCACGGGCACCTTCCAATGGCGGCTTCTGGGCATCTTCGGCCTCGTGTGGGCGGCGGATGCGATGCAGGTGATCGCGGTGGGCTTCGCCGCGCCCTCGGTCGCCGTCAGCTTCGGGGTGGAACGCGTGACCGCGCTGCAGATCGGCACGGTGTTCTTCCTGGGCATGTTCCTGGGCGCCTTCGTCTTCGGCCGGGTGGCCGACCGGATCGGGCGCAAATGGGTGCTGGTGGGCACGGTGGCCATGGACGCGATCTTCGGCCTGGCCTCGGTCATGGCGGGGGATTTCACCTGGCTGTTGATCCTGCGCTTCCTGACCGGGGTCGCGGTCGGCGGCACGCTGCCCGTCGACTATGCGATGATGGCCGAGTTCCTGCCGCCCAAGAACCGGGGCCGCTGGCTGGTCTGGCTGGAGGGGTTCTGGGCGGTGGGCACCATCGTCGTGGCGCTGACGGCCTGGGCCGCCGCCAGCTTCGGGGCCGCGGCACCGTGGCGCTGGATCTTCCTGGTGGCCGCCCTGCCGGCGCTGATCGGCTTCGGCCTGCGGTTCTGGATCCCGGAATCGCCCATGTACCTGGTCCGCAAGGGCCGCCAGATCGAGGCGCGGTCGGTCATCGACCGGGTGTTGCGCGTCAATGGCGCCCCGCCCCTGCCGGCGGACGCGCATCTGATCTCGACCCCCGTGCCCGCGGGCGCGGCGCGGTCGATCCTGGACGCGCCCCTGCGCCGCACCACAATCGGCGTGCTGGCGGTGTGGTTCCTGGTGTCGCTGTCCTATTACGGCGTCTTCGTCTGGGTGCCGGGGCAGCTGGCGACCGAGGGCTTCGGCTTCGTGCGCGGCTATGGGTTCCTGGTGATCCTGGCCTTGGCGCAGATCCCCGGCTATGCGCTGGCCGCCTGGGGGGTCGAGGCCTTGGGGCGCAAGCCCACGCTGACCGGGTTCCTGATCCTCAGCGCGGCGGGCTGCGGGCTGTTCGCCGTGGCCACCGGCCCGGTGCTGGTCGCAACCGCCCTGATCGTCATGAGCTTTGCGCTGCTGGGCACCTGGGGCGCGCTCTATGCGCTGACGCCGGAACTGTATCCCACGCATCTGCGCGGCACCGGCATGGGCACGGCGGGCGCGATGGCGCGGCTGGGCGGCATCCTGGCGCCCAGCCTGCTGGCGGTGGTCTTTGCGCGCGGCTTCGGCCTGGCGATCGGCAGCTTCGCCGTCCTGCTGCTGCTGGCCGCCGTGGCGCTGATGCTGGTCCGGGTCGAGACGCGCGACCGTGCCATCGGCTGA
- a CDS encoding DUF2268 domain-containing putative Zn-dependent protease (predicted Zn-dependent protease with a strongly conserved HExxH motif), translating into MTIWHLHLLNARNALTGVMPQIRATARAAVALAAGHVDLPRFDLIVRAAEQPLPDSGMVGRVTGPGVIEVTLTPGRFQPDALRRLLLREMVHLLRGDRPGGIPSLGEAVVSEGLAAQFAQVVLGGEADPRDAMRPAQGSLRQAANLWARRDYDHDEWFSGRGRRRRGTGQGIGHRLIAEHLAHAPGEDVLTLLLATADSFRPALRRLLATEGIEAPEEDGADESAAGDEPADTVPGAEVSGEDTLPQGRTGEEPSVRDGVGEDRPVASGEAGGPAPSPADPRTSGGPAGDPRDI; encoded by the coding sequence ATGACGATCTGGCACCTGCATCTGCTGAACGCGCGCAACGCCCTGACCGGGGTGATGCCCCAGATCCGCGCCACCGCCCGCGCGGCCGTGGCCCTGGCGGCGGGGCATGTCGATCTGCCGCGCTTCGATCTGATCGTCCGGGCGGCGGAGCAGCCTCTGCCCGACAGCGGCATGGTCGGGCGGGTGACCGGGCCGGGGGTGATCGAGGTCACCCTGACGCCCGGACGGTTCCAGCCCGACGCCCTGCGGCGCCTGCTGCTGCGCGAGATGGTCCATCTGCTGCGCGGCGACCGGCCCGGGGGGATCCCGTCCTTGGGAGAGGCCGTGGTCAGCGAGGGCCTGGCCGCGCAGTTCGCCCAAGTGGTGCTGGGCGGCGAGGCCGATCCGCGCGACGCGATGCGCCCCGCCCAAGGCTCGCTGCGGCAGGCGGCGAACCTGTGGGCGCGGCGGGATTACGATCATGACGAATGGTTTTCCGGGCGCGGCCGGAGGCGGAGGGGAACAGGGCAGGGCATCGGCCACCGCCTGATCGCCGAGCATCTGGCCCATGCGCCCGGCGAGGATGTCCTGACCCTGCTGCTGGCCACCGCCGACAGCTTCCGCCCCGCCCTGCGCCGGTTGCTGGCGACCGAGGGGATCGAGGCGCCGGAGGAGGACGGGGCTGACGAGAGCGCGGCAGGTGACGAACCTGCCGATACGGTTCCGGGCGCGGAGGTCAGCGGGGAGGACACCCTGCCCCAGGGCAGGACCGGGGAGGAGCCTTCCGTCAGGGACGGTGTCGGGGAGGACAGGCCGGTTGCGTCCGGCGAGGCCGGGGGGCCAGCCCCGTCGCCGGCCGATCCTCGGACCAGTGGCGGACCAGCCGGCGACCCCCGGGATATTTGA
- a CDS encoding glutathione S-transferase family protein, whose amino-acid sequence MGQLVEGVWKDEWYDTDSTGGEFKRDTSKFRNWVTADGRAGPTGEGGFAAASGRYHLYVSHACPWAHRTMIFRALKGLEEHVEVSVVHPEMLKEGWEFRTDFDGVTGDRQFGLDYLRQVYLKTDPKMSGRVTVPILWDRETGRIVSNESADIIRMFNSAFDEVTGNRDDYWPEALRDRIAEVNDRVYDTVNNGVYKAGFATSQEAYDKAVHPLFDSLDWIEGLLADHRYLTGDRITEADWRLFTTILRFDAVYHTHFKCNLQRVIDYPNLWAWARELYQWPGVAGTVHADHFTRHYYFSHDMINPNRIIPIGPRIDWTEPHNRG is encoded by the coding sequence ATGGGTCAACTGGTCGAAGGCGTCTGGAAGGACGAATGGTACGACACCGACAGCACCGGCGGTGAGTTCAAGCGCGACACCTCGAAGTTCCGCAACTGGGTGACCGCCGATGGCCGCGCCGGTCCCACGGGCGAGGGCGGCTTTGCGGCGGCCAGCGGGCGCTATCATCTGTATGTCAGCCATGCCTGCCCCTGGGCGCATCGTACGATGATCTTCCGCGCCCTGAAGGGGCTGGAGGAGCATGTCGAGGTCTCGGTCGTGCATCCCGAGATGCTGAAGGAGGGCTGGGAGTTCCGCACCGATTTCGACGGCGTGACCGGCGACCGGCAGTTCGGGCTGGACTATCTGCGGCAGGTCTATCTGAAGACCGACCCAAAGATGTCGGGCCGGGTCACGGTGCCGATCCTGTGGGACCGCGAGACGGGCCGGATCGTGTCCAACGAAAGCGCCGACATCATCCGCATGTTCAACAGCGCCTTCGACGAGGTCACCGGCAACCGCGACGACTACTGGCCCGAGGCCCTGCGCGACCGCATCGCCGAGGTCAACGACCGGGTCTATGACACGGTCAACAACGGCGTCTACAAGGCGGGCTTCGCCACCAGCCAGGAGGCCTATGACAAGGCTGTCCACCCGCTGTTCGACAGCTTGGACTGGATCGAAGGGCTGCTGGCCGATCATCGCTACCTGACCGGCGACCGGATCACCGAGGCCGACTGGCGGCTGTTCACCACCATCCTGCGCTTCGATGCCGTTTATCACACGCATTTCAAGTGCAACCTGCAGCGGGTGATCGACTATCCGAACCTATGGGCTTGGGCGCGCGAGCTGTATCAATGGCCGGGCGTGGCGGGCACCGTGCATGCCGACCATTTCACGCGGCACTATTACTTCAGCCACGACATGATCAACCCGAACCGGATCATCCCCATCGGCCCCCGGATCGATTGGACCGAGCCGCACAACCGGGGCTGA
- the nhaC gene encoding Na+/H+ antiporter NhaC — MTQTTGITEEKRALPPLPLALLPIVLTLGLLAIQLFWYGDFTPHIPLVLGLAITSLLGVLRGQKWMDIREGVFHVIHVSMPSLSVLIVVGMIIGVWISSGTVPTLIYYGLTILNPQIFLVAAMILCAVVSLSLGTSWGTVGTVGVALMGIGAGFGIPTYWTAGAVVSGAFFGDKVSPLSDTTNLAPAVTGVNVFDHIKNMLPTTVPAMLIALTIYAVAGYGLITPAETSFGRIEAITDTLSAQFSLGLVPLIPALVVVVLAVTRRPPLPSLFSGVLLGGLVAIFWQGEGLHDVFTYAQSGYAIETGVEDIDSLLNAGGIQSMMWTISLMLIALGFGGALERTGCLEAIINAIIGRVKSFAAVQSSAIATAFATNVVAGDPYISIALPGRMYAPLYRGMGYSTLNLSRAVEEGGTLMSPLIPWNAGGAFVITALSLGVMDGNLTNLLYIPLAFACWTAPLIGILYAVTGWFSPRATDTERGEWDRQDEDVLDLGDHALGGDTPG, encoded by the coding sequence ATGACGCAGACGACCGGGATCACCGAAGAGAAACGGGCGCTGCCGCCCCTGCCGCTGGCCCTGCTTCCGATCGTGCTGACGCTGGGACTGCTGGCGATCCAGCTGTTCTGGTACGGCGACTTCACGCCGCATATCCCGCTGGTCCTGGGGCTGGCGATCACCAGCCTGCTGGGCGTGCTGCGCGGGCAGAAGTGGATGGACATCCGCGAGGGGGTCTTTCACGTCATCCACGTGTCGATGCCGTCGCTGTCGGTGCTGATCGTGGTGGGAATGATCATCGGCGTCTGGATCTCGTCCGGGACCGTGCCGACGCTGATCTATTACGGGCTGACGATCCTCAATCCGCAGATCTTCCTGGTGGCGGCGATGATCCTCTGCGCGGTCGTGTCGCTGTCCCTGGGGACCAGCTGGGGCACGGTGGGCACGGTGGGCGTCGCGCTGATGGGCATCGGCGCGGGCTTCGGCATCCCGACCTACTGGACCGCCGGCGCGGTCGTGTCGGGGGCGTTCTTCGGCGACAAGGTGTCGCCCCTGTCGGACACGACGAACCTGGCGCCGGCCGTGACCGGGGTGAACGTCTTCGATCACATCAAGAACATGCTGCCCACGACCGTGCCCGCCATGCTGATCGCGCTGACGATCTATGCGGTGGCCGGATACGGGCTGATCACCCCGGCCGAGACCAGCTTCGGGCGCATCGAGGCGATCACCGACACACTGTCCGCGCAGTTCAGCCTGGGGCTGGTGCCGCTGATTCCGGCGCTGGTCGTCGTGGTGCTGGCAGTGACGCGGCGCCCGCCGCTGCCCTCGCTCTTCTCGGGCGTGCTTCTGGGCGGGCTGGTCGCGATCTTCTGGCAGGGCGAGGGGCTGCACGACGTCTTCACCTATGCCCAGTCCGGCTATGCGATCGAGACCGGCGTCGAGGACATCGACAGCCTGCTGAACGCGGGCGGCATTCAGTCGATGATGTGGACCATCTCGCTGATGCTGATCGCCTTGGGTTTCGGCGGCGCGCTGGAGCGCACCGGCTGCCTGGAGGCGATCATCAACGCCATCATCGGCCGCGTCAAAAGCTTTGCCGCCGTGCAGAGCAGCGCCATCGCCACGGCCTTCGCCACGAATGTGGTGGCGGGCGACCCCTATATCTCGATCGCGCTGCCGGGGCGGATGTATGCGCCCCTGTATCGCGGGATGGGCTATTCGACGCTGAACCTGTCGCGCGCGGTCGAGGAGGGGGGCACGCTGATGTCGCCGCTGATCCCGTGGAACGCGGGCGGCGCCTTCGTCATCACCGCGCTGTCGCTGGGGGTGATGGACGGCAACCTGACGAACCTTCTCTATATCCCGCTGGCCTTCGCCTGCTGGACGGCGCCGCTGATCGGCATCCTCTATGCGGTCACCGGCTGGTTCTCGCCCCGCGCGACCGACACCGAGCGCGGCGAGTGGGATCGCCAGGACGAGGACGTGCTGGACCTGGGCGATCATGCCTTGGGCGGCGACACCCCCGGCTAG
- the ribA gene encoding GTP cyclohydrolase II — protein sequence MSLIPTLSETIARARADLRMGLPVALGDHLAAAVETLSPARLADLRALGPAVLALTDRRAGTLKARAYDGDLARVILPPGADLGWLRALADPAGDLMTPLKGPLTSARGGAVDAHRAALALAKSAQLLPAMLVVAAPAPEGLTRLPPGPALAQLAAEAAMIPVAAARLPLLSAERSRLHVFRPDDGGEEHYAIEIGDPPRDAPVLARLHSACFTGDVLGSLKCDCGPQLQAALAAMGQAGSGVLLYLNQEGRGIGLANKMRAYDLQNQGFDTVEANHRLGFEDDERDFRIGAALLRRLGFGAVRLMTNNPRKVAMMQANGIAVPDRVPLIVPRNRHNAGYLDTKAEKSGHLL from the coding sequence ATGAGCCTGATCCCCACCCTGTCCGAGACGATCGCCCGCGCCCGCGCCGACCTGCGCATGGGCCTGCCGGTGGCCCTGGGCGACCATCTGGCGGCGGCGGTCGAGACCCTGTCGCCCGCCCGGCTCGCCGATCTGCGCGCGCTGGGGCCGGCGGTTCTGGCGCTGACGGATCGGCGGGCGGGGACGCTGAAGGCGCGCGCCTATGACGGCGATCTGGCGCGGGTGATCCTGCCGCCGGGCGCCGATCTGGGGTGGCTGCGGGCGCTGGCCGATCCGGCGGGCGATCTGATGACGCCGCTGAAGGGCCCGTTGACCAGCGCGCGGGGCGGGGCGGTCGACGCGCATCGCGCTGCGCTGGCGCTGGCCAAGTCGGCGCAGCTGCTGCCCGCGATGCTGGTCGTCGCCGCGCCTGCGCCGGAGGGCCTGACGCGGCTGCCCCCCGGGCCGGCGCTGGCGCAGCTGGCCGCCGAGGCCGCGATGATCCCCGTGGCCGCCGCCCGCCTGCCGCTGCTGTCCGCCGAACGGTCCCGCCTGCACGTCTTCCGCCCCGATGACGGCGGCGAGGAGCATTACGCCATCGAGATCGGCGACCCGCCGCGCGACGCCCCGGTGCTGGCACGGCTGCATTCGGCCTGTTTCACCGGCGACGTGCTGGGCAGCCTGAAATGCGATTGCGGCCCGCAGCTGCAGGCGGCGCTGGCCGCGATGGGGCAGGCGGGGTCGGGGGTGCTGCTTTACCTCAACCAGGAGGGGCGGGGGATCGGGCTGGCCAACAAGATGCGCGCCTATGACCTGCAGAATCAGGGCTTCGACACGGTCGAGGCGAACCACCGCCTGGGCTTCGAGGATGACGAGCGCGACTTCCGCATCGGCGCGGCGCTGCTCAGGCGCTTGGGCTTCGGGGCGGTGCGGCTGATGACGAACAACCCCCGCAAGGTGGCGATGATGCAGGCCAATGGCATCGCGGTGCCCGACCGCGTGCCGCTGATCGTGCCGCGCAACCGCCACAACGCGGGCTATCTGGACACCAAGGCCGAAAAATCGGGGCACCTGCTGTGA
- a CDS encoding LON peptidase substrate-binding domain-containing protein encodes MTRRFDLPDRIPLFPLPGAVLMPRARIPLHIFEPRYLQMLEDALKTEHRLIGMIQPEGDGLSAIGCAGRVVAFSETDDGRMMISLGAVSRFRLLEVEEGFAPYLRAQIDWTSFVRDLGGAEQDPGLDRKALFALLGRYMETQDLSTDWDAAAGAEDELLINSLSMMLPFSTGDKQALLESPTLSDRRELLVGLVEFALHGGENEERLQ; translated from the coding sequence ATGACGCGCCGCTTCGACCTGCCCGACCGCATCCCCCTGTTCCCCCTGCCGGGCGCGGTGCTGATGCCGCGCGCCCGCATCCCGCTGCACATCTTCGAGCCGCGCTACCTGCAGATGCTGGAGGACGCGCTGAAGACCGAGCATCGCCTGATCGGCATGATCCAGCCCGAGGGCGACGGTCTGTCGGCCATCGGCTGCGCGGGGCGGGTGGTGGCGTTCTCCGAGACCGATGACGGGCGGATGATGATCTCGCTCGGCGCCGTCTCGCGCTTTCGCCTGCTCGAGGTCGAGGAGGGATTCGCTCCCTATCTGCGGGCGCAGATCGACTGGACGTCGTTCGTGCGGGATCTGGGCGGGGCGGAACAGGATCCGGGGCTGGACCGCAAGGCGCTGTTCGCGCTGCTGGGCCGCTACATGGAGACGCAGGACCTGTCCACCGATTGGGACGCCGCCGCCGGGGCCGAGGACGAGCTGCTCATCAACTCGCTGTCGATGATGCTGCCCTTCTCGACCGGCGACAAGCAGGCCCTGCTGGAATCCCCCACCCTGTCGGACCGGCGCGAGCTGCTGGTCGGGCTGGTCGAGTTCGCCCTGCATGGCGGCGAGAACGAGGAACGACTGCAATGA
- a CDS encoding Trm112 family protein: MTDSTLPVSAPTFDRHMIEALVCPVTHGPLHYDAAAQELVSRAAGLAFPIRSGIPIMLIDEARQIRADD; this comes from the coding sequence ATGACCGACTCCACCCTGCCCGTCTCCGCCCCCACCTTTGATCGCCACATGATCGAGGCGCTGGTCTGCCCGGTGACCCACGGCCCGCTTCATTACGACGCCGCCGCGCAGGAGCTGGTCTCGCGCGCCGCGGGGCTGGCCTTCCCGATCCGCTCGGGCATCCCGATCATGCTGATCGACGAGGCCCGCCAGATCCGCGCCGATGACTGA
- a CDS encoding tetratricopeptide repeat protein, translated as MLFDGAQAPKTEDFIKDVTEATFMAEVVEASMEVPVIVDFWAPWCGPCKTLGPALEAEVARHKGRVRMAKVDVDQNQMIAGQLRVQSVPTVFAFFKGQPVDAFQGALPASQIKQFVDKLAAMSGDDGGLGDALAAADQMIEDGEAADAIETFTAIIGEMPESPEAWGGLIRAHLAAGDTAAAASTLQQVPAPVAQAGPVEAARAQLQLAQQAATAGPLDDLQARVEADPADQQARLEYAQALHAAGRLEEAIDILLDSFRRDRDWNEGAAKAQLITIFDSLKPNDPIGQKGRRRLSSLIFA; from the coding sequence ATGCTTTTCGACGGGGCCCAGGCGCCCAAGACCGAAGACTTCATCAAGGACGTGACCGAGGCGACCTTCATGGCCGAGGTCGTGGAAGCCTCGATGGAGGTGCCCGTCATCGTCGACTTCTGGGCGCCCTGGTGCGGGCCCTGCAAGACGCTCGGCCCCGCGCTGGAGGCCGAGGTGGCCCGCCACAAGGGCCGCGTCCGCATGGCCAAGGTTGATGTGGACCAGAACCAGATGATCGCCGGGCAGCTGCGCGTGCAGTCGGTCCCCACGGTCTTCGCCTTTTTCAAGGGCCAGCCGGTCGACGCCTTCCAGGGCGCGCTGCCCGCCAGCCAGATCAAGCAGTTCGTCGACAAGCTTGCCGCCATGTCCGGTGATGACGGGGGCCTGGGCGACGCGCTGGCCGCTGCCGATCAGATGATCGAGGACGGCGAGGCCGCCGACGCGATCGAGACCTTCACCGCCATCATCGGCGAGATGCCCGAAAGCCCCGAGGCCTGGGGCGGCCTGATCCGCGCCCATCTGGCGGCGGGCGACACCGCCGCCGCCGCCTCGACCCTGCAGCAGGTGCCGGCGCCGGTCGCGCAGGCGGGCCCCGTCGAGGCCGCCCGCGCCCAGCTGCAGCTGGCCCAGCAGGCCGCCACCGCGGGCCCGCTGGACGACCTGCAGGCCCGGGTCGAGGCCGACCCCGCCGACCAGCAGGCGCGGCTGGAATACGCGCAGGCCCTGCATGCCGCGGGCCGCCTGGAAGAGGCCATCGACATCCTTCTGGACAGCTTCCGCCGCGACCGCGACTGGAACGAGGGCGCCGCGAAGGCCCAGCTGATCACGATCTTCGACAGCCTCAAGCCCAACGATCCGATCGGCCAGAAGGGGCGCCGCCGGTTGTCCTCGCTGATCTTCGCATGA